In the genome of Paraburkholderia caribensis, the window TCGATGAACTGTTGCTGGAGCTGTTCGCGCTTGTAGTTGTCCCACGCCGTTTCGTCGCCGACATACAGGCAGCCGCACACGTATGGGTCGGCGTAGAGAAAGACCGGCTTGCCGTCCTTGAACTTCTGCACGACGCGATTGGGCGGCAAGGTCTGCAGTTGCAAGCGCTGCGCGTCCGTCGTCACGGGGACGATATGGAAGCCCGCCGCCGACAGCAGGTCGTTTTTCTCGTTAGCGCGTTCGACGGGCGAGGCACATCCGGCGATCAGAACGCTCATGCTTATTGCTATCAAACCCGTGACCAATGGGTGTTTCATCGTCGTCCTCTGGAAGTAGGCGGTGCGTTTCAAGGATCACGCACATGGCACGAAGTCTGGGCGCTAAAACTTAGGCAAAAATGACAGCCGTGCTGCGTGGCCCGGCACGCCAGAACCAGTGCGTCGATGAACGCCTGCTGTCGGCTGCAATCCGCAATGCGCAGGCGATATGGCAGCGCACCTGCGAATCCGTCAAATGACGGCAAATCGTGCCGACGTGGGCGGCACGCACGTCCGCATCGTCCGACAGACGGGCGGCGGCCCCGCTCGCCCACCCTCGCAAGTCGCGCGTGCAAGCGCTCTTCCCCGCGCAGTAGTTGCCGCCCAGTAGTTGCAGCCCTGTAGTTGCCGCGAAACACAGACGACACGCAATCACAGCGACGGATCAAGCGGCGTGATGCGGGCAAGCATCAGCGTATATTCCTCCGCGGCAATCTGGCGGAACTTCATGTCGATCACGGCCATGCGCTGTTCGTCGGCGGTATCGGGAAAGAGCCGTTGCGCGGCATCCTTCAACACGATGTCGGGATGCACGATGCACGGCAGATCTTTCGATGCCGTCGAATCCAGCGCCTTCACCAGCAGATAGACGGGCACGACGTCCGCCAGCCCGACGGGCACCAGCTTCGTCGCCGCATCGCCGAAATGGCGCCGCACGATCGCCTGCGAGCCAAGGCGCAGCATGTAGCGAAACGGCATGCCCGTGCGGATCGACAGCAGCACGGGGTCGACGGCTGCCACCTGCTCGACGGAGTTGATGCCTTCCGCCTCGAAGGTCGCGACGATCGGCAACGTCACGCCTTCGAGCGTGATGAGCCGGTCGGGCGCATTCTCCGTCTTGTCGGCTTCGGTGATCTGCGGAAAGCCGAAGCGGCGGATCAGTTTGAGCAGCGCATCGACGGGAAAGGTGCCGAGCGCGAAGGCCATCGCCGCGCGCGCGCCGTCGGACTGCGTCGCATTGTTGATGACGAGCGCGAGCGGAATCGCGAGAAAGAGGCGCAGCGCGTACCAGTAGACATCGGCGACGTTGAGCGACTTGCGGCGGATAGAGAGCACGGAATCGCTCACGACGAACATGAACGAGCCCGCGAACGACGCCATCAGCACGCGCTGGCTGATGCCATAGATGCAGCCGGAAGATTCGCTCGTCGCGCATGGCCTCACGTCGAAAAAGCTCGTGCCGACCAGTCCCGCCGCCGCGTAGACGATGGCCAGCAGGATGAACACGGCGGGCACGAAGGGCACGAGGCCGTACTGCTCGTGGTAGACGCGCGCGAACAGGCGCTCGCAGATGTCGAGCCGCTCGTCAGCCACGCGCTGCCAGTGTCCCGCCGCAGGGCGCGGCTCGGGCGGCGAGCACGGCAGCGCGCCGGCATCCTCCAGCGCGTAGATGAGCCGCTGCGACCAGAAGCGCTGCAGATACGCCGAAAGGGCACTGCCCTTCAGGCTGTTTTGAAACTCGCGATAGCGCGTGAACCAGATCAGGCTCAGAAAGACGATGAGCGGCGCGCCGACCATGATCGTCGTGAATGCCGCGAGCGTGACGGCGAGTTCGAACGATGCGGCCTCCGCCTTCACGACGTAATGGATGAATGCCGCGCCCGCGAGGTTGATCGCGAGGAGGCCCACACTCAGCATGATCGCGCGACGCGGGCCGGTGAGGTGGCTTTCGGTGAGGGGGCTGGGTTTGCGGGAGGTGCCCGATACCGGTACGGCTAAGGTCGTGGTGGACATGGTGCGTCTCCTCGATTGCTCACGACAAACTGCTCTGTGCAACGGTTTGCTCGTTACTCAGCGATACAACATTTCATCCTGGCACATTCGCCGGGACTCAAAGGTGCATCGCCTGCAATCAGATGCGAGCGAATGTGTCGAAGACCACATTCGCCGCCCTACCCAGCTGGCGCGCGGGAAAATACCTGCTAAAACCCAAGACAAGACCCGCCTCGCGCGCGGAATGGTCAGCGGTGCATCCATGCATCGTGCCGGCCTCTCGCCCGATCCTGCTCTTCATCGGCCTCTTCACTAAAACAGCCTCATCACTCCACCGGCCCTGTCGCATCCGTTCGCATTCGCGCCATGCGTGCGGTGCAACCCTGATCCGATCTCTCTCGATATGGAGTACCACATGGACTCAATCACGTTCATGGCTGCGACGGGCAGCACCCAGGCGAATGCCGCGCTGTGGCTCGGCGCCCTGCAAGCCGCGATGGACCGCTTCCAGATCAACACGCCCCCGCGCAGGGCCGCCTTTCTGGCACAAGTCGCGTTTGAAAGCGGCCGCTTTCCGCCTCCACCTGTAGCGGAAAACTTCAATTACTCGGTGGAAGGCCTGCGGGCGACGTTCCGCTCGCTGACGGCCGCACAATGCGCGAGCCTTGGGCGTCAACCCGGCGAGGCGCGCGTGCCGCCCCAGCGCCAGCAGCAGATCGCCAACCTCGTCTATGGCGGCCGCTACGGCAATGGCCCCGCCGCGACGGGCGACGGCTGGAAGTATCGCGGCTCGGGCCTGATCCAGTTGACGTTCAAGGACAACTTCGCCCGCGCCGGTCAGGCGATCGGCGCCGATCTCGCCGGCAATCCGGACCTCGTGCGCAACGACCCCGCCACCGCGGCGCTGGTGTCCGCGTGGTACTGGCAATCGCACGGCTGCAACGAACTCGCCGACGCTAACAAGTTCACCGCGATCACGGCGCAGATCAATCCGGCGCACGCGGGCGAGACGGGCCGGCTGGAAGCGTTCCAGCTCGCGAACAACGCGCTCAATGTATCGCCTGCTGCTGGAGCCGGCGGCACAGCCGTCGCGTAAGGCCCTGAAGACGGCGGCGAGTCTCATGATCATGCCGACGCATGGGCATGAGTGAACTCGCCGTCGCCGACGTTGAACACGCGGTGGCCGTATTTGAAGTGATTGCAGATTTCGCTGATT includes:
- a CDS encoding glycoside hydrolase family 19 protein, which produces MDSITFMAATGSTQANAALWLGALQAAMDRFQINTPPRRAAFLAQVAFESGRFPPPPVAENFNYSVEGLRATFRSLTAAQCASLGRQPGEARVPPQRQQQIANLVYGGRYGNGPAATGDGWKYRGSGLIQLTFKDNFARAGQAIGADLAGNPDLVRNDPATAALVSAWYWQSHGCNELADANKFTAITAQINPAHAGETGRLEAFQLANNALNVSPAAGAGGTAVA